CTTTAATTTTTTCAAGCACCGTTAACCTAGGATTTAATTCAAGCCAAGTATCTTGCCTTATAAGGTCAAGATGGGTCTTTATTTTGTCCTCATTTAAGTCAGGGTATTGATATTTAGCTATTAGAATAGCCCCTTGGAGTAAATCCTGGGTTCCGATTGTAGACCAAATGGAAAGAGCTTTAACTATGTTGTCAAATTGAATCTGGTGAATTAAAGTCTCGATTTTTTTTTGTACAAAGGCATCAAATGTTGATTCCCAATGAAGTTCTAGTTTGGGAATAACCTCTATACCTAATGAAAGAATTTTCTCGGAAATTTGGGAGGAAATTTTTTCATCTGGATCTTCCAATAAACTAAGTAGTGCCTTTATTTCTGTTTCATTCACGGTTACGAATTTAACTGTTCGGTTATTTTGACATACGACTTTTTTCTCTAGTGATTAATAGTCTATTGTTGAAAACCAATTTGTCGTTTTCCTTTTCTTTAATTGGGTTGGCTGAAAACACTATAACCATTTGTAGTACATCATTTAAATAATCTATTGCAAAATTGGTTTAATGGATTTTTCTTTAGAATTCATGAATTGCATATTCCTTGTAAATGGGAATTAGTATGTGGCCTTTGTAAGATATTGCATTGACAGTAGTCCTAGCACCTTCAACCTATTTGCCATTTTATGCAGATCTTAATTGCCGGCATTTTACAAAGCCGCAGTAGTTTGGTAGAGGTTTGAAGATGTTCTACGTTGCCTGGATTTGATAGAAACAGTGAAAGGTGGGGTTAGTAATTACCTTAATAGGTTGCGTATCGGGCAACGATAGAGGCAAGTAGCCCACAGGACCCCTATGGCGATAGCCTAGGGGGACGAGGACTACAGCCGATAGCGTGACCCGAACGCCCATGCAGGTAGTTTTGGGTTTAGCAAAATGATAATTGGGCGGAGGGGGCCCGCATCCTATGAATTATAAGTATTGTTCTATCGTGAGTTGCTTTGTTTTAAGAGATTGGCAAGTAGGACGTCCTTTTTCATTAAGAGTTTTGAGGATGGAGAAACAGTCCAGGAGAGTATAGAAAAAGGATCTCGTTTTGGTTAAGGTTTTTGGGGATTTATTCTTACAAGAGAGTACTATTAAAATTTTTGTCCAAACCAACCCGACTTTTAAAATCTATATAGATTTGTAACGAGTAAATCCTGGTGACGCTGAAAGGAGAATGTTTTGAAATTCATTTTCAAATAAACAGGTGTAAAAGGATAAATGTTTAAATCTTCGGTACATATTTAAAAAGAGAAAAAATGGAGCGGAAATTACAGGTTGTTGTAACAGGGGCATCTTCAGGTATTGGATATTGGACTGCATATCGGTTTGCTGTTGACCATGGGGCGGATGTAATTGCGATGGGTAGAAGAGCTAATCAATTAGAGAGTTTAAGAAAGAAGGTATTGGAGGTTGGAGTTAAGGGTAAAATTCATCCTATTCAGATTGATTTGGAGGAGGCAGAAAATGACTCTATATATAATAATGTATATAATCATTTTAAATCGGTAGATATTTTGATTAATAATGCCGGGGTTTTAATAAAGAAACCTTTACTGGAGATTACCAGGTTGGACTTAGAAAGGACCTATCGGGTTAATACATTTTCCCAAGTAAGTATTGTTCAGGCATTATTTCCATTAATTCGAGAAGGAGGGACAAAGCATATTATCAATATAAGCAGTATAGGAGGAATTCTGGGTACTCAGAAGTTTTCAGGGCTTTCTGCTTATAGTTCCAGTAAGGGAGCGGTAGGTATTTTAACGGAGTGTATGGCTGAGGAATTGAAGGAATTTGATATCAAAGTAAATGGATTAGCCTTTGGAGCGGTGCAGACTGAGATGTTATCATCGGCATTTCCAGGGTACATTGCACCAATAAGTGATGTTGATATTTCCAGGTTTGTGGTAGATTTTGCTATAAATGGGCATCAATATTTCAATGGAAAGGTGCTTCCAGTTTCATCGAGTAATCCATAAATAGGCAAAAACGGATGTTGATAGTAAAAAAACGTCAAATTTAAGTAGTTTATTTTCAATCAGTTAATTCTAATTTCCGGTATTTTTAAAAATAATTCAAGAATTTATTTGGTGGTATTGAAATGTTGTATACATTTGCACCCCTCAAAATTCATAAACGTTCTTTGAATCTGAGGCACCGGAATAAAAGTGAAAAAATATTTTCAAATTTATTTGGTGGTTTAAAAAAGAGTATTACTTTTGCACCCCCGATTAATTAAAGTTCATTGACGGGGAAACATGTAAGAAAAAAAATTAAAAAAATTTTTCAAAATATGTTTGTTGATTAAAAAAGTTTACTACTTTTGCACCCCCGTTCAACGGAACGGAGGTTAAAAAAAAGAAAGAAAAGTTCTTTGAAAATATTGGAGAAAAAACAAGCTTTAAAGCAAGCATCCATTCGTAAATCGAATGAGAATAAATCTTGACAAATTCATACTTCTATTAAATTAGGAGTCACAATCAAACTACAATGGAGAGTTTGATCCTGGCTCAGGATGAACGCTAGCGGCAGGCCTAATACATGCAAGTCGAGGGGCAGCGGGGGTAGCAATACTTGCCGGCGACCGGCGCACGGGTGCGTAACGCGTATGCAATGTACTCTCTACTGGCGAATAGCCCTTCGAAAGAAGGATTAATACGCCATAATATTCGGATGTGGCATCACATTCCAATTAAAGTTCCGGCGGTAGAGAATCAGCATGCGTGACATTAGCTAGTTGGTGAGGTAACGGCTCACCAAGGCAACGATGTCTAGGGGTTCTGAGAGGATGATCCCCCACACTGGTACTGAGACACGGACCAGACTCCTACGGGAGGCAGCAGTAAGGAATATTGGACAATGGCCGCAAGGCTGATCCAGCCATGCCGCGTGAAGGATGAAGGCCCTATGGGTTGTAAACTTCTTTTGTTTGGGAGAAAACCCCTGTACGTGTACAGGGCTGATAGTACCAAAAGAATAAGGATCGGCTAACTCCGTGCCAGCAGCCGCGGTAATACGGAGGATCCAAGCGTTATCCGGATTTATTGGGTTTAAAGGGTGCGTAGGCGGAATAATAAGTCAGTGGTGAAAGCCTGTCGCTTAACGACAGAACTGCCATTGATACTGTTAATCTAGAGTCCGTTTGAAGTGGGCGGAATGTGCAGTGTAGCGGTGAAATGCTTAGATATTGCACAGAACACCGATTGCGAAGGCAGCTCACTAAACCGGTACTGACGCTGAGGCACGAAAGCGTGGGGATCAAACAGGATTAGATACCCTGGTAGTCCACGCCGTAAACGTTGATAACTCGTTGTTAGCGATATACTGTTAGCGACTAAGCGAAAGCATTAAGTTATCCACCTGGGAAGTACGACCGCAAGGTTGAAACTCAAAGGAATTGACGGGGGCCCGCACAAGCGGAGGAGCATGTGGTTTAATTCGATGATACGCGAGGAACCTTACCAGGGCTTGAAAGTTAGTGACAGATGGTGAAAGCCATTCTTCAGCAATGACACAAAACTAGGTGCTGCATGGCTGTCGTCAGCTCGTGCCGTGAGGTGTTGGGTTAAGTCCCGCAACGAGCGCAACCCCTATCATTAGTTGCCAGCGGATAATGCCGGGGACTCTAATGAAACTGCCCGTGCAAACGGTGAGGAAGGTGGGGATGACGTCAAGTCAGCACGGCCCTTACGTCCTGGGCTACACACGTGCTACAATGGCTACTACAAAGGGCAGCTACTGGGTAACCAGATGCAAATCTCTAAAAGTAGTCTCAGTTCGGATTGAGGTCTGCAACTCGACCTCATGAAGCTGGATTCGCTAGTAATCGCATATCAGCCTTGATGCGGTGAATACGTTCCCGGGCCTTGTACACACCGCCCGTCAAGCCATGGGAGTTGGGAGTACCTAAAGTCGATGAGCGAAAGCAGTTGCCTAGGGTAAAACCAATGACTGGGGCTAAGTCGTAACAAGGTAACCGTACCGGAAGGTGTGGTTGGAATACCTCCTTTTTAGAGCAAAATTTATTTTGAAGTTTAATTTCCTTAAACTTCGTTGCTTGCTTGCTTGTTCTTCTCCATATCCTTTTCCAGAAAGAGCTCAGTGATGGATGCTTCCACTTAGAGCGATGGTATTATTGCTTGAGTGCATAGTCCCGTAGCTCAGTTGGTTAGAGCACTACACTGATAATGTAGGGGTCAGCAGTTCAAGTCTGCTCGGGACTACTAACTAGTCTAACTACACTCTGCTCTGGGGAATTAGCTCAGCTGGCTAGAGCACCTGCCTTGCACGCAGGGGGTCATCGGTTCGAATCCGTTATTCTCCACAACACAAGATTGAAATTCAATTTTGGAAAAGTTCTTTGACATATTGTTTGAAAACATACAACAAGTACGATCACATATTACAATTAACAATCAAATAAAATTTGATTCATTTAAGAAAGTTACTAAGGGCGTATGGAGGATGCCTTGGCTCTCAAAGACGATGAAGGACGTGATAAGCTGCGATAAGCTACGGGGATTGGCAAATGCGATTTAATCCGTAGATTTCCGAATGGGGCAACCCGATATTCTGGAGGAATATCATCAAATGAAGTAAACCCGCTGAACTGAAACATCTAAGTAAGCGGAGGAAAAGAAAACAATAGTGATTCCCTAAGTAGTGGCGAGCGAACGGGGAACAGCCCAAACCTAACATGTTACGGCATTTTAGGGGTTGTAGGACTACAATGTGGACTATAAATATATAGTGGAAGCTTCTGGAAAGAAGTCCCATAGGGGGTGATAGGCCCGTACACGAAATATATTTATTACCTAGTAGTATCCTGAGTACCGCGGGGTCGGAGACGCCCTGTGGGAATCCGCCGGCACCATCCGGCAAGGCTAAATACTAATGAGAGACCGATAGCGTACAAGTACTGTGAAGGAAAGGTGAAAAGAACCCTGAAAAAGGGAGTGAAATAGAACCTGAAACCATACGCTTACAAGCGGTCGGAGTCCCTTCGTGGGATGACGGCGTGCCTTTTGCATAATGAGCCTACGAGTTACTCTTCACTGGCAAGGTTAAAGATTGAAGATCTGCAGCCGAAGCGAAAGCGAGTCTGAATAGGGCGCATAGTCAGTGGAGGTAGACGCGAAACCTTGTGATCTACCCATGGTCAGGTTGAAGTTCCGGTAACACGGGATGGAGGACCGAACTGGTGAGCGTTGAAAAGCTCTCGGATGAACTGTGGGTAGGGGTGAAAGGCTAATCAAACTGGGAAATAGCTCGTACTCTCCGAAATGCCTTTAGGGGCAGCCTCGAGGTTTGAGTGTCATAGAGGTAGAGCTACTGATTGGACTAGGGGGCTTCACCGCCTACCAAATCCTGACAAACTCCGAATGCTATGACATATACTCGGGAGTGAGGCGCGGGGTGCTAAGGTCACGCGCCGAAAGGGAAACAACCCAGACCAACAGCTAAGGTCCCAAAATCTATATTAAGTTGTTCAAACGTGGTCCGATTGCACTGACAGCTAGGATGTTTGCTTGGAAGCAGCAATTCATTTAAAGAGTGCGTAACAGCTCACTAGTCGAGCGATCGGGCGTGGATAATAAGCGGGCATAAAATATAGTACCGAAGCTTTGGACTCAGCAATGAGTGGTAGGAGAGCATTCAAGCAGCACAGAAGGTGTAGCGTGAGCTATGCTGGAGCGGCTTGAAAAGCAAATGTAGGCATAAGTAACGATAAAGCAGGCGAGAAACCTGCTCACCGATAGACTAAGGTTTCCTGATCAACGTTAATCGGATCAGGGTTAGTCGGGGCCTAAGGTGTAGCCGAACGGCGAAGCTGATGGACAACAGGTTAATATTCCTGTACTAGCTTAAATTGCGATGGAGAGACGGAGGAGTGAAAGTTCTGCGTAGTGACGGATATCTACGTTAAAGGGTGTAGATATATTTTGAGTAGGCAAATCCGCTCAGAATGTCGAACCTGATAGTATCGTGAGCCTTCGGGCAAGCGAATATGAACCTAATCCTACTTCCAAGAAAATCTTCTAAGCTTCAGATTTAAGCTACCCGTACCGCAAACCGACACAGGTAGTCAAGGAGAATATCCTGAGGTGCTCGAGTGAATCACGGCTAAGGAACTCGGCAAATTAACCCCGTAACTTAGGGATAAGGGGAGCCTAGATTTCTAGGCCGCAGAGAAATGGCGGTGGCGACTGTTTAGCAAAAACACATGGCTATGCAAAATTGAAAGATGAAGTATATGGCCTGACACCTGCCCGGTGCTGGAAGGTTAAGAGGAGAGGTTAGTCGCAAGACGAAGCTTTGAATCGAAGCCCCAGTAAACGGCGGCCGTAACTATAACGGTCCTAAGGTAGCGAAATTCCTTGTCGGGTAAGTTCCGACCTGCACGAATGGTGTAACGATCTCCGCTCTGTCTCAGCCGTGAGCTCGGTGAAATTGTAGTAGCGGTGAAGATGCCGCTTTCCCGCAACGGGACGGAAAGACCCCATGCACCTTCACTATAGTTTAGCATTGACTTTGGATACAAGATGTGTAGGATAGGTGGGAGACTATGAAGCTGTGACGCTAGTCATGGTGGAGTCAACCTTGAAATACCACCCTTCTTCTATTTGGAGTCTAACCCCGCCAAGCGGGGGACATTGCTTGATGGGTAGTTTGACTGGGGTGGTCGCCTCCAAAAAGGTAACGGAGGCTTTCAAAGGTACCCTCAGCACGCTTGGTAACCGTGCGTAGAGTGCATTAGCATAAGGGTGCTTGACTGTGAGGCAGACAAGCCGAGCAGGTACGAAAGTAGGATAAAGTGATCCGGTGGTTCCGCATGGAAGGGCCATCGCTCAAAGGATAAAAGGTACGCTGGGGATAACAGGCTGATCACTCCCAAGAGCTCATATCGACGGAGTGGTTTGGCACCTCGATGTCGGCTCGTCACATCCTGGGGCTGGAGAAGGTCCCAAGGGTTCGGCTGTTCGCCGATTAAAGTGGCACGCGAGCTGGGTTCAGAACGTCGTGAGACAGTTCGGTCCCTATCTGTTGTGGGCGTTAGAAATTTGAGAGAGCCTGACTCTAGTACGAGAGGACCGAGTCGGACGCACCTCTAGTGTACCTGTTGTATCGCCAGATGCACCGCAGGGTAGCTATGTGCGGTTGAGATAAACGCTGAAAGCATCTAAGCATGAAACTCGTCTCAAGATAAGATTTCTTTTAAGGGTCGTGGAAGACTACCACGTTGATAGGCTGCAAGTGTAAAGACAGTAATGTCAAAGCTGAGCAGTACTAATTGCCCGTACGCTTTCTTAATGCTGACCGTACCAGTTCGTATGTTTTCAAATTCTATGTCAAATCGTATTTACGATTTTAGGTGACTATAGAGACGAGGTCCACCTCTTCCCATCCCGAACAGAGAAGTTAAGCCCGTCATCGCAGATGGTACTTGGGTTACACCCGGGAGAGTATGTCGTTGCCACCTTTTATTTAAACCTCAACCATTTATTTGGTTGGGGTTTTTTTATTTTAAACCTTTTTCTTCCCCAAATGTCTAATCTTATATCCAATTGTGAATCTTTGGCTAATTGTCCGGTTCTTTACCTCTGTTGTGGTTACATTGGTTTTGGAATTATTGATAATGATTTTGTTGATTGCTTTGTATCTTTGCTAAAAGTTAATTAATGAAATTTTGCCGATTGGTTCATGACTTAGGTTTTAATGGTTTGAGCCTCTCCATGAAAATTGGGGGGGCTTTTTTGTTCAGTTTGTTTTCGATTTCATCCTCTTTTGCACAAGTAAGTAGTTTATCCTTGAATTCAAATTCCTATAAGTTATTCCTTCAAGGAAAATTTTCTCCGGATACAATGGCTTCCTTTGTTCTAGTGCCTGAAAATTATACCAATAAGGCTGGTATATACTTGCAAAAGGATGCATTATCGGCTTTTATTCTCCTTTCAAATCAAGCTAAAAAAGATGGAATTCATCTTATAATACTTTCTGCAACCAGGAATTTTGTTTATCAAAAGGGTATTTGGGAGAGAAAATGGGGGAGTTCTAAATTTTCATCTTTTGTAAGTGGTAAGGCCAGAGCCCAAGCTATATTGAGTTATAGTGCCATGCCGGGAACCTCCCGTCATCATTGGGGTACTGATATTGATTTGAATAGCTTATCCAATTCCTATTTTAACTCTGGTGAAGGCGAGAAAGTCTACAAATGGTTGCAGCTTAATGCCCCGAAATATGGTTTTTGCCAGGTTTATTCTAAAAAGGATAGCTCCAGACCTGATGGATATGAAGAGGAGAAATGGCATTGGAGTTATCTTCCTTTGGCAAAGAACTACATGGCTGATTATTCTAAATTTATATCAAGTAAAGATTTCTTTGGATTTCATGGATCAGAGTGTTTTACTGAACTCGATATTGCAAAGAAGTATGTTCTTGGTATTAATAAAAAGTGTTACTGATTTTAACTATGATTTTATTGAAGCCCCGTTTATTCTATAAATTTTGTATTCTTTTTTCGGTTCTTTTTCTGTTCTCCGAGGAAATTTATGCTGATTTTGTTTTTACTGAAAATTGTAAGAAGGCCTATACTGAAATTACCTCCTTACGATTTCAAAAAGCCAATCAATTTCTACTGGCAGAAAAGAAGGAGAATCCTACGAATGACTTTCCCTATTTACTGGAGAACTATATTGATTTTTTGGTATTAAGTATTGGGGAGGAGTCGAAAGAGTTTGAATTAAGGAAAGGGAACAAGGATATTCGAATGAACCGAATTCTACATGGGACTTCTAATTCGCCCTATTATTTGTATGCTCAAGCAGAGATTCATTTGTTATGGGCTATGGCAAGGTTGAAGTTTGGAGAGTATCTTACTGCTGCAAATGAAACAAAGAAGGCCTATAACTTATTAGTATTGAATAGTAAACGATATCCGCATTTTTTGCCAAATAAAAATGCCTTGGGTCAAATGCATTGCATCATTGGAACTATTCCAAGCAATTTTAGATGGGCTGTAAAGATGGTTGGAATGGAGGGTACCATGAAACAAGGTATTGCTGAGTTGAATGAGGTTTTATCTATTGCTTCATCCAATCCGGAATACCATTATTTATGGCCTGAAACCGCCTTTTTTATGACATTTTTTGAGTTGAATTTACATAAAGATGAAGCCATTATTAATGATTTATATTTAGCAATTAAATCTAAGAACGAAAAATCGCCTTTGATTTCATTTTGTTTAGCTAGTATTGCTATGAAAACTGGAAAAAGTGCAGAGGCAATCCAGGTATTAAGTCAGAGAGAGAAAGGTCCGGATTATTTCCCATTTTATTATTTGGATTTTCTACAAGGTTTAGCAAGATTAAATCATTTGGAGCCTTCCGCTAGTGAATATTTGGTGAGTTATGTAACTCACTTTAAAGGCAAAAACTATATAAAATCCGCTTACCAGAAATTGGCTTGGGCGGAATTTATTAAAGGGAATGTTCCTGGATTCAGAGCCTATATGGAAAAGGTTAAAAGTCAAGGTTATACGGATGCAGATGAAGATAAGCAAGCATTAAAGGAGGCAGAAACAGGATTGTTGCCCAACCTAAAATTATTGAAATCACGTTTGCTTTGTGATGGAGGCTATTATAAGGAGGCATTGTCTTCAATAATAGAAAAATATGATACGGATGATTTTATTACACTTCGGGATCAGATTGAGTTTCCGTATCGATTGGGTCGAATTTATCATCTTTGGAAAAAGCCAGACCAAGCCATAGGATATTATAAACTGGCAATTGAGAAGGGAAGGAAATCCAGGTATTATTTTGCTGCAAATGCAGCTCTTCAACTTGGATTAATTTATGAGGCAAAAGGAGATAGGACGAATGCAAAGAAGTACTTTGAGGAATGTCAGGAGCTGCCAACCGATGAATATAGAAATAGTTTAGATGCTAAAGCAAAGGCCGGCCTGGAACGATTAAACTAGAAAGAACAGAGGGGGAATGATTTTAAAAGAAGTTTTTTTTCTAAAAATTAGTATGCATGCATAACAATTTTGAAATCCTTTCTACCTTAGCACCGAAATTTTAAAATAGTTGTTAAATGAAAATATTAGTTTGTATCAGCCAAGTGCCTGATACTACCACAAAAATTGCCTTCACAGACAACAATACCAAGTTTGCAGAGGCAGGTGTTCAGTGGATTGTAAATCCTTATGATGAATGGTATGCCTTAGTTCGTGCTCTTGAAATTCAGGAAAAGGGTGGAAGTACAGTAACCTTATTGAATGTTGGACCTGCTGCAAATGATGCTGTTATTAGAAAAGCGTTGGCAGTTGGTGGTGATGATGCCGTTCGTATTGATGCAGATCCGCAAGAAAGTTATTTTGTGGCCAATCAAATTGCATCTTATGCAAAATCGGAAAACTTTGATTTGGTATTATTTGGAAAAGAGACTATCAACTACAATGGTTCGGAGGTTCCTGGAATGGTAGCAGAATTATTAGAAGCTCCGTTTATTTCCCAGGCATCCAAATTAGAAGTAGAAGGTTCCGGAATTGTATGCGAGCGTCCGATTGAAGGTGGAGTAGAAGTAGTATCTTCTTCGTTACCTGCAGTTGTTTCAGCGCAAAAAGGCATGGCAGAAGCACGTATTCCTAA
This Bacteroidia bacterium DNA region includes the following protein-coding sequences:
- a CDS encoding electron transfer flavoprotein subunit beta/FixA family protein; translated protein: MKILVCISQVPDTTTKIAFTDNNTKFAEAGVQWIVNPYDEWYALVRALEIQEKGGSTVTLLNVGPAANDAVIRKALAVGGDDAVRIDADPQESYFVANQIASYAKSENFDLVLFGKETINYNGSEVPGMVAELLEAPFISQASKLEVEGSGIVCERPIEGGVEVVSSSLPAVVSAQKGMAEARIPNMRGIMAARTKPLKVVPPVATDKLTEISSYSLPDAKSAVKLVSPDNMEELVRLLHEEAKAI
- a CDS encoding M15 family metallopeptidase, translated to MKIGGAFLFSLFSISSSFAQVSSLSLNSNSYKLFLQGKFSPDTMASFVLVPENYTNKAGIYLQKDALSAFILLSNQAKKDGIHLIILSATRNFVYQKGIWERKWGSSKFSSFVSGKARAQAILSYSAMPGTSRHHWGTDIDLNSLSNSYFNSGEGEKVYKWLQLNAPKYGFCQVYSKKDSSRPDGYEEEKWHWSYLPLAKNYMADYSKFISSKDFFGFHGSECFTELDIAKKYVLGINKKCY
- a CDS encoding SDR family oxidoreductase encodes the protein MERKLQVVVTGASSGIGYWTAYRFAVDHGADVIAMGRRANQLESLRKKVLEVGVKGKIHPIQIDLEEAENDSIYNNVYNHFKSVDILINNAGVLIKKPLLEITRLDLERTYRVNTFSQVSIVQALFPLIREGGTKHIINISSIGGILGTQKFSGLSAYSSSKGAVGILTECMAEELKEFDIKVNGLAFGAVQTEMLSSAFPGYIAPISDVDISRFVVDFAINGHQYFNGKVLPVSSSNP